ATAAAGAGGATCAAGGAAGAGGTCCTGGGAATTCTGCTTGTGCTTTTCAGTATTTATGTTGCCCTCAGCCTCTTCAGTTACACAAAGTGGGATCCGTCCTTCTTTACCGCCGGCAGCAGCACCACCAGGAATTATGGTGGGTTAGTCGGTTCATATATGGCAGACACCATAATCAGCCTTGTCGGACTGACATCCTACCTCCTCCCTTTCTGCCTGATAATATATGGTATCAAACGCCTCCTCGGCAAGGACAAGAGAAGAGAAATCTTAATCGGAACAATACTGCTTTTAATCGCAACCCCCATTCTTATGTCCCTCATCGTTAAGACCTTCGGGCTCAGATCACCGTTCCATCCGGGCGGGCTGTTGGGCTATGAAACATCGAATCTCCTGGTGAGGTTTCTTTCTCTCCCGGGAGCCTATATATTCTCACTCTCTATTTTCTTCTCCTCCCTGATAATAATGAGCCCGGTCCCCACATCGGATTTCATTGGAAAGATCCTGAGCAGGAAGCCCGGGGGTTCTCCACCGAAAAGAAAGATCAAGGTCGTTGAAGAGCATCACACATCCCTCAAGGATGAGGACACCTTCCGTGAGCCCCTTGCAACCCCATTGTTCAAATCACAGCCTTCCGGACACAAAGAAACGAACCGGTCGAAGGCATACAGGATCCCGCCTGTCGAACTGCTCTTACATTACGAAAAGTCCAAAAAACCCCCCAGGGATGAAATATTTGAACGGGCAGGCCTTCTCGAAGATAAATTCAAGGATTTCAATATCACAGGGAAGGTAACGCAGGTCCATCCGGGCCCTGTAGTGACAATGTATGAGTTCGAACCATCCCCCGGCATAAAGATCAGCAAAATCGTCTCCCTTGCGGATGACCTCGGCAGGGCACTTGGCGGGCTTAGTATACGTATCTCGTCAATCCCCGGCAAGACACCCCTGGGGATCGAGGTCCCCAACAAGCACAGGGGAGTGGTAGCACTGCGGGAGATCATCGATTCGAAAAACTTCCTGAAAAGCCAGGCCAGGCTTACACTGGCAATCGGGAAGGATATCTATGGAAGACCCATTGTTTCCGACCTTACCCGTATGCCCCACCTCCTCGTTGCCGGGACAACAGGTTCCGGTAAAAGCGTTGCCATCAGTTCAATGATCATGAGCATAATCTACAAGGCCACACCTGAAGAGGTGAAGATGCTGATGATCGATCCCAAACTGCTTGAACTCTCCACGTTCGACGGCATTCCACACCTTGTAAGCCCCGTTGTCACCAATCCAAAGGAGGCAACGCTGGCACTTAAGAAAATGGTAATGGAAATGGAGCAGAGATACAGACTGATTGCCGGAAAGGGCGCAAGGAATATAGAAAACTTCAACAAAAATGTCCCCGACGAGGAGCGTATACCCTACATCGTCGTAATAATCGACGAACTCGCCGACCTCATGTTTACAGCTTCCAAGGATGTGGAAGACTCCATTGTCAGACTCGCACAGATGGCCAGGGCATCGGGAATCCATCTCATCGTTGCAACCCAAAGGCCCTCTGTCGATGTAATAACCGGCATCATCAAGGCAAACTTTCCCACCCGAATGGCCTTCCAGGTATCTTCAAAAGTGGACTCGAGGACAATCCTCGACAGCCACGGTGCAGAACATCTTATAGGAAAAGGAGACATGCTTTTGATGACACCCGGGGCAAGGATAACAAGGCTCCACGGTGCTTATGTATCGGAGGAGGAGGTCAGAAATGTAACCAACTTCATAAAATCCCAGGCAGAGCCGGACTTTACGATGTTTGAAGCAATAGAAATCGAGAGTGCCGAGTCCCGGGCAGATCATTCAGGTGAAAAGGACGAACTCTACGACCAGGTGATAGAGTATGCAGCATCCGTAGGAGAGATATCAATTTCATCGATTCAAAGAAGGTTCAAAATAGGATATAATAGGGCCGCCCGTATGATGCAGCTGTTCGAGGAAGCCGGCCTCGTGGGTCCGCCTAAAGGCGCAGGCAAGCCGAGGGATTTCATAAGATGAGGTAGAACCGAAGAGGTTGGAGAAGCTTAAAATTTATACTAAAGGAAGTAGAGCTTATGGATAAGAAAAGGTATATACTTATAGTACTTGTAGCGATTGTGTCAATTATCTATTCAGCAAACGCAGACGCGGCAGGGCAGACCCCTAATGCCTGTATAACATGTCACGAATCACTTGGAGGTAAACTTGCAAAGCCCGTTTCAGAGTGGAAAGGCTCAATTCATCAACAGAATGGAATTACATGTGATTATTGTCACGGAGGAAATGCGGATGTCGATCTCGGGAATATAAAACAACTGTCCCAACAGCAATTTGCAGCCAAGCGCGCACTCGCAATGTCAAAAGCCGGCGGCTTCATCGGCATACCTTCAGGAAAGGCAATGTTTGATACCTGCAGACAGTGTCACAGCGATTCCGTTGACAGATACGAAAACAGTATTATGGGCAAGGCGTATCTCGATAACAAGGGCGGGCCTTCGTGTGTCACCTGCCATAAAGCTCATCATAATTCCATGCCGGTTGTTCCAAAGGTATGTGAGAGCTGCCATAAAGATACGGCCGGGTTTGATCAGATAGACCCGATGAGTGTTAATAAAACGACTATTACCACACTTTCAAGGATAAGGATAGAACTCGCCGAGCAAAAGGCAAAAGGCAATAAACCTCCTCTGATCCCCGAGTTCCCGGAAGAACTCGGTGCTTTCCAGATAGGGTTTGTTGCATTTGGTGCTGTTCTTGTTCTATTCATCATTGGTTATATCACTTACATTCTACTGGAGAAGAGGAGGTAACATGGGCTTCGAGGTTATACAGGAAAAGAAACCCACATATTCAGG
This bacterium BMS3Abin08 DNA region includes the following protein-coding sequences:
- the spoIIIE gene encoding DNA translocase SpoIIIE, yielding MAQNIKRIKEEVLGILLVLFSIYVALSLFSYTKWDPSFFTAGSSTTRNYGGLVGSYMADTIISLVGLTSYLLPFCLIIYGIKRLLGKDKRREILIGTILLLIATPILMSLIVKTFGLRSPFHPGGLLGYETSNLLVRFLSLPGAYIFSLSIFFSSLIIMSPVPTSDFIGKILSRKPGGSPPKRKIKVVEEHHTSLKDEDTFREPLATPLFKSQPSGHKETNRSKAYRIPPVELLLHYEKSKKPPRDEIFERAGLLEDKFKDFNITGKVTQVHPGPVVTMYEFEPSPGIKISKIVSLADDLGRALGGLSIRISSIPGKTPLGIEVPNKHRGVVALREIIDSKNFLKSQARLTLAIGKDIYGRPIVSDLTRMPHLLVAGTTGSGKSVAISSMIMSIIYKATPEEVKMLMIDPKLLELSTFDGIPHLVSPVVTNPKEATLALKKMVMEMEQRYRLIAGKGARNIENFNKNVPDEERIPYIVVIIDELADLMFTASKDVEDSIVRLAQMARASGIHLIVATQRPSVDVITGIIKANFPTRMAFQVSSKVDSRTILDSHGAEHLIGKGDMLLMTPGARITRLHGAYVSEEEVRNVTNFIKSQAEPDFTMFEAIEIESAESRADHSGEKDELYDQVIEYAASVGEISISSIQRRFKIGYNRAARMMQLFEEAGLVGPPKGAGKPRDFIR
- a CDS encoding class III cytochrome C family protein; its protein translation is MDKKRYILIVLVAIVSIIYSANADAAGQTPNACITCHESLGGKLAKPVSEWKGSIHQQNGITCDYCHGGNADVDLGNIKQLSQQQFAAKRALAMSKAGGFIGIPSGKAMFDTCRQCHSDSVDRYENSIMGKAYLDNKGGPSCVTCHKAHHNSMPVVPKVCESCHKDTAGFDQIDPMSVNKTTITTLSRIRIELAEQKAKGNKPPLIPEFPEELGAFQIGFVAFGAVLVLFIIGYITYILLEKRR